A single region of the Vicia villosa cultivar HV-30 ecotype Madison, WI linkage group LG4, Vvil1.0, whole genome shotgun sequence genome encodes:
- the LOC131598371 gene encoding beta-glucosidase 24-like has product MQHLRLSSEPLTVVITLAKWSIYLSEVSFLPYITPLNMAMMVGCLFLSVKWVMKASHSNYLLIQIIYIMSSLRISKNVLAILSFVWISNIFTHAQVLFPLENKFELSYSLSSQNGERTTTNTYHAILKFINSSSFPGRGSFPTGFLFGAGSSALQIEGASNEGGRGLGVYLDVDKFSKKIEHYKRYKEDVQLLKKLGVNSYRMSISWNRIMPNGTLKGGINKEGINFYNNLINELLKNGIEPFVTIMHFDYPLALQQKLGGFLNRSIVRHFKDFSELLFKTYGDRVKYWTTINEGEVTAIFQYMHNIDNMSVEACPTTGKICTEAYIILHNFLIAHATTSNLYKTKFQALQGGEIGIALSSGSYYPYSSKPEDVAAAKRLMDFYWGWVLKPIFHGDYPKIMRKLVGNRLPKFTKKDKQMLKGSTDFIGLNYYTSHFARHESNKTKVFGDNFDALAMSEVYNVEGKTLGYMDQYGLNFVYPEGLYDFLLYIKKKYQNPKIYITENGIASFKTPNPLKDEHRVAYIAAHINATKAAIDAGVNVCGYFSWAAFDTFEFQAGYSRNWGLYHVDFNDSLKRIPTDSANWYRKYLTDDLIGLD; this is encoded by the exons ATGCAGCATTTGAGGCTTTCATCCGAGCCTCTAACAGTTGTTATAACCTTGGCAAAATGGTCAATATACTTGTCCGAGGTTTCCTTTTTACCCTACATAACCCCACTAAATATGGCCATGATGGTTGGTTGTCTCTTCTTGTCGGTGAAATGGGTTATGAAAGCCTCACACAG TAATTATCTTTTgatacaaataatatatataatgtcATCTTTAAGAATTTCTAAAAATGTTCTTGCAATCTTGTCGTTTGTTTGGATTTCCAACATTTTCACCCATGCACAAGTTCTATTTCCCTTGGAGAACAAATTTGAACTTAGCTACTCACTTTCTTCCCAGAATGGAGAACGGACTACAACTAATACATATCATGCTATATTGAAATTCATAAATTCATCGAGTTTTCCGGGTCGAGGATCATTTCCAACTGGCTTTTTGTTTGGTGCTGGATCTTCTGCCCTTCAGATTGAAGGAGCTTCTAATGAAGGAGGAAGAGGACTTG GTGTGTATTTAGATGTAGATAAGTTTTCCAAAAAGATTGAACATTATAAGCGCTATAAGGAGGACGTACAACTTTTAAAGAAGCTCGGAGTAAATTCTTATAGAATGTCCATATCTTGGAATAGAATAATGCCAAATGGAACCTTGAAAGGAGGTATAAACAAAGAAGGTATCAACTTCTACAACAATTTGATCAATGAGTTGCTAAAAAATGGTATTGAACCTTTTGTGACTATCATGCACTTTGACTATCCGCTAGCTCTTCAACAAAAACTTGGCGGCTTCTTAAATCGCTCCATTGTGAGACATTTCAAGGATTTTAGTGAACTCTTATTCAAAACATATGGAGATCGGGTGAAATATTGGACTACAATCAACGAGGGAGAGGTCACAGCTATATTTCAATACATGCACAATATTGATAATATGTCTGTTGAGGCATGTCCAACTACGGGTAAAATATGCACAGAAGCATATATTATACTTCATAATTTCCTAATTGCCCATGCTACAACATCAAATTTATACAAAACAAAATTTCAAGCACTTCAAGGGGGAGAAATTGGAATTGCTCTTTCATCAGGAAGTTATTATCCCTACAGCTCTAAACCAGAGGATGTGGCTGCTGCTAAAAGACTAATGGATTTCTATTGGGGATGGGTTTTAAAGCCAATTTTCCATGGAGATTATCCAAAAATAATGAGAAAGCTAGTGGGGAATAGgctacccaaatttacaaaaaaaGATAAACAAATGTTAAAAGGAAGCACAGACTTTATTGGGCTCAATTATTATACTTCTCACTTTGCTAGACATGAATCAAATAAAACCAAGGTTTTTGGTGACAATTTTGATGCCTTAGCTATGTCAGAAGTTTATAACGTGGAAGGAAAAACTCTTGGCTACATGGATCAATACGGTTTGAACTTTGTCTATCCTGAAGGATTATATGACTTCTTACTCTATATTAAGAAAAAGTACCAAAACCCCAAAATCTACATCACTGAAAATGGTATTGCTTCTTTCAAAACACCAAATCCATTGAAGGATGAACATCGAGTTGCTTACATTGCTGCACATATTAACGCGACCAAAGCAGCCATTGATGCTGGTGTAAATGTTTGTGGTTACTTTTCCTGGGCAGCTTTTGATACATTTGAATTTCAAGCGGGCTATTCTAGAAATTGGGGGCTTTATCATGTCGATTTTAATGATAGTCTCAAGCGTATACCAACTGACTCAGCTAATTGGTATAGGAAATATTTGACAGATGATTTGATTGGACTagactaa
- the LOC131598372 gene encoding uncharacterized protein LOC131598372 has product MLEGLWKNRNDFVWHNEKEDASKLGLLAFYKWQDWFLAQNLWETQLDNRELVHWNPPPFGCFKCNVDVAFNQRVGSTNRGWCIRNDHGNFIVAGTVWDSCTFSVLEAEALAHKEAIQAISRFHNAPMIFESDSQHVVKALSFQFEG; this is encoded by the coding sequence ATGTTGGAAGGTTTGTGGAAGAATAGGAACGACTTTGTATGGCATAATGAGAAGGAAGATGCTTCTAAACTTGGTTTGCTAGCATTCTATAAGTGGCAAGATTGGTTTCTGGCCCAAAATCTTTGGGAAACGCAGTTAGATAATAGAGAGTTGGTTCATTGGAATCCGCCTCCTTTTGGTTGTTTTAAATGTAACGTTGATGTCGCCTTTAATCAGCGTGTCGGATCTACGAATCGAGGTTGGTGTATTCGTAACGATCATGGTAACTTTATTGTTGCAGGTACTGTGTGGGATAGTTGTACTTTCTCTGTGCTAGAGGCGGAGGCCTTAGCCCACAAGGAAGCAATCCAAGCTATTTCTAGGTTTCATAATGCCCCAATGATTTTTGAGAGTGATTCCCAACATGTGGTCAAAGCTCTTAGTTTCCAGTTCGAAGGGTAG